The following coding sequences lie in one Vanessa tameamea isolate UH-Manoa-2023 chromosome 17, ilVanTame1 primary haplotype, whole genome shotgun sequence genomic window:
- the LOC113400221 gene encoding pre-mRNA-splicing factor Syf2 yields MSTAGTSSAETQMTFAEKQAERMKRLRSLHSARNEARTHNHQEVVAEEARNKLPANYDAKKRQAEWLLDDQNKREEATKQGKDYDRVKLLSISAVEAERLERKKKKKNPDQGFSTYEQATVRQYNRLVKNMPTMDPEQYEKQKEKYGDAFYGGQNVIIHGMHEDRKEAIDKMVNDIEGQISKRAKYSRRRTHNDDADIDYINERNAKFNKKLERFYGEHTAEIKQNLERGTAI; encoded by the coding sequence ATGAGTACCGCGGGGACTTCATCGGCAGAAACTCAGATGACATTTGCTGAAAAGCAAGCCGAGAGAATGAAACGATTACGTTCCTTGCACTCAGCTAGAAATGAAGCTAGGACGCATAATCATCAAGAAGTTGTTGCCGAGGAAGCTAGGAATAAACTTCCAGCGAATTATGACGCTAAGAAAAGGCAGGCAGAGTGGTTGCTAGACGATCAAAATAAACGGGAAGAAGCCACAAAACAGGGTAAGGATTACGACCGAGTGAAACTGTTAAGCATATCTGCAGTTGAAGCAGAAAGGCTcgaacgaaaaaaaaagaaaaagaaccCTGACCAGGGCTTTTCTACTTACGAACAGGCCACCGTACGACAATACAATAGGCTTGTTAAGAATATGCCCACAATGGATCCAGAACAATACGAAAAACAGAAAGAAAAATATGGAGATGCATTTTACGGTGGTCAGAACGTGATTATACATGGTATGCATGAAGACCGTAAAGAAGCAATAGACAAAATGGTTAATGATATAGAGGGACAGATATCAAAACGGGCGAAATACTCTAGGAGACGTACACATAATGATGATGCTGATATTGATTACATTAATGAGAGGAATGCCAAATTTAACAAGAAGTTGGAGAGATTTTATGGTGAACACACTGCTGAAATCAAACAGAATCTTGAAAGGGGTACAgctatataa